AGTTACCATTACTATCTATTCTCCCAGTCAGCATTTATTAATATTATCACTGATTATTTCTTAAACTACCCATTGCTAGTTGTACTCTTTGAACTTGCTTAGGCGCTGGCATTTCGTAAAAGAGAAGAATTGCTTGATTAAAACTTTCCCAACTACTACTAACTTCACCCATTCTTTGATAAGTCAAGCCCAATTGATAATAAGCTTTGGCTAAACTGCATTTATCTACAAGCTTTTTCATACTGTTGATAGCTTCTAAATGCTTATTTATTGCTGTGGGAAACTCTTCTTGCTCACGGTAGAGCGAAGCTAGACAAGATATAGCTCTAGCTTTTAAAGAAGTAAATTGGTTAACTTCACAATGAAAAATAGCTAGATTGCAAAGCTCTAACGAAGTTTCTATATAACCTAAATTTTTATACGTTAAACTACTAAATAATAAGCTAGTTCCTCTACCCCAAGAAGTTAATCTGTCACTTGCAAATCCTGCTTCTGCTTCTCGCTGCATGGCGAAAACTTCTTCGTTGAGTCCTATAGAAGAGTCTATATATGCTAAACAACATTGAGAATAAACTACATACTGATAATAATTTACATCGATTTCTGCAAGCTTTTTAACTGAGTAAAAAATATTTTTAGCTTGTTCAAGCTCCCATAAATCTATAAAACAGAGAGCTATATTAAAACTGCTGGATATTTTTTCCTGAAAAATCTCATATTTATCAGCGATTTCGTGGGACTGTTGGTGGCAATCAAGGGCTGATTCAACATTACCTGTTTGGTGATATGCACGCCCCAACATATTATAAAGTAAGCTCAGGTGATATTCAGAATTTAAGTTTTTAATTAGGGGCGTAATTACAGAAATTAGTGTTTCTAATAAACCAAACCTGTTGAACAGTACACCTAAAGCTAAGCTTTTATCCCATTTGTTATTTCTGCCCCGAATAATTACATTAGCGGCTTGTTCAAAATCGCCAATTTCTATATAGTGATGATATGCCTCTAGAGCCATTAAGGCGTGTTGAGGATTTTCAATTTTATTAACACTAGTATTCCAAAATTCCGCAGCTTTCTGGTTGGCAATTTGCCATTCACCGCATTGTTTTAAACGAGTGATCGCTTCTGTGCAAATTACAGGATGCAACCAGTATTTTCCTTTGCGGCATTCTAATAAAGAACGGTCAGACAGAGATTTAATTACTCGTCTACATTGTTGTTCTGGAATATCCCAGAGTAAGCATTGTAATCCTTGGATACTAACATGAGTCACATCTTGATAACGATAGCATCCCAAACGACAAAGCAGCCTATATGCCTCAGTATCTAATTGTTGCAAGCGGTCAAATTGACTGGCAACTAAATGTTCTAACTCTCTTTCTATTAATAAATCATCTTTATTTTCCCGCCAATAAATATCTACGTTTCCATCAAAATCTGTTATTACTACACCGCTGATAATTTGCATTGCTTTGGCATTACCGCCAAAGGCTCTGCATATTTCGCTGAGTACAGTAGAACGAGAATTTAACTGCCGACTGATAAAAAATTGTCTCCACGCAGAATCATTTAAACCCTCAAGGGAATAGAAACTCACATCAACCCCTGATTCATAGAGGCGTTCACGACTAGTAATCAGCGTCACTGATTGAATTGTCGGATCAGCAAGTACTCTTAATAATTCTACATACGGACGACGAGACGCAATGATTCGGCCATTCTTATCTAAAGCAGATTCTAAATTATCAATTAATACGCCAATCTTCTTCGTTCCATCTCGCAGCTTTCGCCGCAACCGCTCCAAATTGATCCCAAACTCTCTTCCTGGTTCTTCGTTAAAGTCTCCTCTAAGCCATTCTTCAACTACGCTTTCTACAGAAATAATGTTTTGGCTTTCCTTAGCCATCCACAGTTCTAAGAAGTAGAAACCCTGAGTTTTAAAATATTTGCGGGCTAAGGTTGTTTTACCAACACCGCCTTCTCCTTGGATGAGAATAACTTTGGCTCCTTGACTGACAAGGTGATTGAGGTCGGCTATTTGGCGATCGCGCCCGACGAAGTTAGAATCTAAATCTTGGAGGTTAGCGTTATTACTCGTTGGTTTGGGAATTTGGACGATTTTTTGCAACTGTTGAGTTTTCCAAAATCCCTGAATCACCACTCTTAAAGTTGATTTTGAGACTTTCTCTCCTAGCACTTTCGATAATAAATGCCAAAGTCCTGCACCAACTGCTTTTAAATGCGCTTCTGTATAACCGCCACTATGGGCGATATCTTGGTAAGTGCGCTTTTCATCCTCCCACAAATAACGTAAGATAATTCTTTGAGTTAAATTTAAGTGTTCTCCTGTCTGAAAAAAAACTAAGTTATCTACAAACTCTAAGGCTTCTTCCGCACCCATCTGTTGCCATCATGTATCATTTGTAGTTAATTATAACTATACTTTTCCTACCAAATCCTACTAGCTATACTACAAACTACTCTTTCCTACTAGCCAGGAAGCATACTTTATCCTACTGCAAAGTATTGTAGATTGTATTACTCTTGTAATTAACAGAGGAAAAGTTAAGTTCAGCGCTTAAATAACATGGTTGAGGAGAGATTATCAGCACTACTACTGCAAGCTTTAGTATTTGGCAAAAGTAACTTTTTACCCATATTAATCACTTTTGAAAGTTTTGTCTAGTAAGCAGGTAGTAGATATTAGTTAACTAAATTATTTAGAGCGCGTTCACAACAAGTATGTGAGTCTTCACCTTGAGGAGGTGAAATGTTGTTGGACAAAACTTGCCCTGATGATTGCAATCCACCCAATCAGGCGATCGCCTAATTGCAACAGGATATCCTTGCTCAAAATTAATTTCCAGTTGTGAGTAAAAATTATGACCACAAGTAACCAGACTCCTCTACTACGCTTAGCTGGCAAATGCCTGAAATATTTCTTGTTGGTGCTATTTGGTTTTGCGATCGCCTACGCCCTGTCAAGTGCTTTGGGAATATTTCATGTTCTTCCCATATTGGGATACATTTTACAACTGTTTCTGTTTCCAATGGGAGTTATTTTGTTGTGTTTAATCACAACAGCTGTAATTCTTGAATCCCTTCGGTAGTAGCGGTGCGTTAAGCGCTTTAATCATGTTTTCCGTGATAAATCAGATTGAAATATGCGCTTAACACACCCTACAATAAATTTACTTTTACTTTATAAATGACCTTTAAAGCTCAACATTGAGGTTCAAAAGCTCAACTTTGGGGTTCAGAGGCTCAACGTTGAGGTTCAAAAGGTCATCATTGAGGTTCAGAAGGTCATCATTGAGGTTCAGAAGGTCATCATTGAGGTTCAGAAGGTCATCATTGAGGTTCAGAAGGTCATCATTGAGGTTCAGAAGGTCATCATTGAGGTTCAGAAGGTCATCCTTGAAGTTCAGAGGCTTAACATTGAGGTTCAAAAGCTCAACATTGAGGTTCAGAAGCTCAAACTTTGACTACTTTCTCCCACTCCCCCACTCCCCCACTCTCCCACTCTCCCACTCTCCCACTCCCCCACTCTCCCACTCCCCCACTCCCCCACTCCCTCATCTCCCCCTTGCATCCAAAAACTTCAGTTGATGGTACACACAACTAATCTGTGATAAATTCACACCTGCTGCTTGTGCCTTCCGTAATGGGTTGCCGAAAATTGCCTCTACCTCTAAGGGACGATGTTCATCGTAGTCAATTTTCATGCTGGTGCGATATGGCTTCATCTTCACAGTGTAATCGAGCATTGTCGAGATAAAGCTATCGGGGATAATGCGCCCGTAACTTTTCGCTCCCGCAGCCACTTCATACATTAACTCTTCAACTAACTTGCGGGTGTAAGTATCGGCCATCAATTCGTCTGTTGTCGCATTGAGAATCACAGAAAGCCCATTGTAGGGGATATTCCATACCAGCTTTTTCCAACGTGCCAGTAGTAAGTCTTCAACCAACTCCATTTGGATACCAGCATTTGTAAAGTCATTGGCAATTTGCTGCATCCTATCTGTATTTCCCATCGGAGAATAATTAGGAGCATATTCGCTTAAGGTAATATGCCCGTAGTCTAAGTGGTGGATTTTTCCTGGCCCCACTTTGTTAGAACACAGAAAGCATAACCCACCAATAACCCTAACGTTACCCACAATTTGAGCAATATCTTCTTCTATCGCCAGCCCGTTCTGCAATACCAAAACCACCCCATCATTCTTAACCACAGGTGGTAGCAACTTTGGCAGTAAATGATTTTGTGTCGTCTTTAATGCCACCACCACTACATCGCATTGTGGCATCTTCTCAACATCGTCGTAGGCGTGGACTTGCGGCAGCGTAAAGTCACCATCTTTGGATTCGACTACTAAACCATATTTGCTTACCTGTTCATAATCACTCTTGAGCAAAAAATGGACATCTAAACCAGCTTTTTGGAGTTTGGCTCCATAGAACCCGCCTAAAGCACCAGTTCCCAGAATGGCGTACGTGCGATCGGACATTTCTTTTACAAAGGGATTTTCTTACAAAGATCATAAGTCGATGTCTGTTACCAAACTACCCCTGAAGTTGCGGTGTCTGACGAATAGCTCTACCTGAGTGTGTATGCACATAAGAGTAGTTTATTCAACTTCTCATTTTATTTAATAAAAATTAAAATAGGTTTATTATCCTTTAAAATCATTTGCAGAGATTAGGTAAGACATATGGCAGATATTGTTGATATTGCAGCTAGTAACGATTCCTTCAAGACACTAGTCGCAGCTGTACAAGCCGCTGGTTTAGTAGAAACATTAAAAAGTCCTGGCCCATTCACCGTCTTTGCACCAAATGATGATGCTTTCGCTAAGTTACCACCGGGAACTATACAAACTCTATTACAAAATATCCCTCAGCTAACGCGAATTTTGAAGTACCATGTCGTTTCAGGAAAGTTGTTGCAGGCTGATTTGGCAAAGCTCAGTACAGTTAATTCTGTAGAAGGCTCCCCCATCAAAATTAGTACCTCTGATGGTTTTGAAGTGAAAAATGCCACAGTTTTAGCAGCAGATATCGAAGCTGATAATGGTGTAGTTCACGTTATCGATACAGTGATTTTGCCGGGTTAATTAACTTATGGTGGGCAACACCCACCCTATTTTTCCAAATATTTTAAGATTAATTATTATAACTATTAGTTTAATGAAAACTTAGTTAATTTATTAAATTTATGTTACATTTCTAATTTGCTTATTTACATCGTGTGCTAAGGTAAATTTCGTTATTTAGAGTTAAATTAAAATAGTAGCCTGCTAACATTATTCCCAAGAAATTAATGCTCGATTTCAACACCTTAGCTGACTTCTCTCGCGCCAATTGCATAAGTATCTGTGCATTTCTCGTGCCTGCAAACTTACTTGTCACATCTTTGACAATCTTCCTGACAGCAGTACATCGTCCATCACATCAAGTGTGGCAATCGGCTGGAATTGCCAGCTTTTTCGCTTCCGTAATGATACTGCACGTATATACTTGGTTCATTATTGGTGTGGTTATGCCTCCCACCTACATTTTGCTATGGCTAGCAATCACCTGTTTGCTGTCTAATTTAGCAGCAATTCTTTTTCAACGACGCTACAGTAACAGCCTTAGTCTTTCCAACAACGTTTGAAATTTATACATAGATACATACCCATACAATGACGCAAAGACGCTAAAGAAAACTTTGCGCCTTTGTACTTAAATCCATCGGAAACTGCCCTTTTGCCCCTGCAACACCAGAATTAATCGCAGGACTACCTGCTAGTAGGGGACGCACTAGTACACCATTAATGTTTTGTAGCGCACCTAGTTTAGGATCAGCAACTAGAGAATTAGCAATTACTTTAACAGCCTTTTTGGTTAGCGGCCCTGGAAACTCGATATTACTGCCACCATCCTTTAGTTCACTCACAAAGCAAGAGATTTTAAAAGCTTGAAAAGTCCTGGCTAAAGGAATTTATTTACGCGATCGCACTAATTTACTGAATTGATGACGCAGATTTGGCCAAGCAAGATGCGTTTATGCTTTTAATGGGGTAGGGTGGGCAGCTTGCACACCCTACTACAAGATAGATGTTTTATCTCTTGCAAGTCCTTTACACTACTAAAGGTTTATTGCTTTGAGATTCGCTATAAAACCAGTATTAAGGGATTTCTGGGTCTAACAATCTCAACGCTAACCCTAGTAAGTGTCTTAAATCATGGACAGCAATCTGCCATTTTAAAGGGAATGACTGAGCAACGTAATGCTGATCTACCGTCAGATGAATCTCAGCAATCTCAGGAGCCGACCGATAAATTGACTACCAAGTCGGTCGATAGTTCCTGGACAGATCGCATTGCTGGTGTGTGGAACCAGACAACAGCACGCTTAACACAACTCCTACCCGTAGAACAACTGGCACAGACAGTTGTTGAATGGTTTAGCGTTAGCGACGCTCAGGTAGTAGAAATTTTGGAGAAAGTTCGAGCCGAACTGCCCACTACGGAAGCACTACTGATTGGTAAACCTCAAGCAGGAAAAAGTTCAATTGTGCGGGGATTGACGGGTGTTTCTGCCGAAATTGTCGGTCAGGGATTTCGTCCTCACACACAAAATACCCAGCGCTATGCCTATCCTTCTAGTGACCTACCATTGCTGATTTTTACTGATACGGTAGGACTAGGGGATGTCAAACAGGATACTCAAGGTATTATTAAAGAGTTAGTTGGCGATTTGAAACAGGAAAGTCGCAGCGCTAGAGTTCTGATTTTAACTGTTAAAATCAATGATTTTGCAACTGACACCCTACGACAAATTGCTCAACAACTGCGTCAGCAGTATCCAGATATTCCTTGTTTACTAGCAGTTACCTGCTTGCATGAGCTTTATCCTTCTACTACAGAAGATCATCCAGCCTATCCGCCAGATTATCAAGAGGTAAACCGCGCATTTGCGGCAATTGAGCAAGCTTTTACCAGACTATACAATCGCTCGGTACTGATTGACTTTACTTTAGAAGAAGACGGCTACACACCAATATTTTATGGCTTAGAAGCTCTGATAGATTCCTTAGCAGAGCTACTTCCTGAAGCAGAAGCCCAGGCAATTCATCAGTTGTTAGATCGAGAGGAAGCTGGTAAGCAAATCGGCAATCTCTATCGGGATGCTGGACGCCGTTACATTTTGCCATTCGCGATTATGTCTGCCACACTCGCGGCTGTACCTCTGCCATTTGCCACAATGCCTGTGCTAACAGCCTTGCAAGTATCAATGGTGGGCCTGTTAGGAAAATTATACGGACAGACGCTGACGCCATCCCAAGCTGGAGGAGTTGTGAGTGCGATCGCTGGTGGTTTCCTTGCACAGGCGATTGGACGAGAGTTAGTTAAATTTATACCAGGTTTCGGGAGTGCGATCGCTGCTTCTTGGGCAGCTGCTTATACTTGGTCGCTAGGAGAAACAGCTTGCGTATACTTTGGCGACTTAATGGGTGGTAGAAAACCCGATCCTCAGAAAATTCAGTCTGTAATGCAAGAAGCGTTTAAGACCGCGCAAGAACGGTTTAAAGGAATTAATAAATGAAGGGACTGGGTACTGGGGAGCAGAAGGGAAACCCAAAAAAGAATAAGAATTCTTAAGTCCTATCTTCTGTCTCCCCCTTCTACTTACTCAATCACTTTAAAGTCGCTTATTCCGATATATATTTCTTCATCGGCTAATTGAGCGTCTTTATCAATGGTAATTTGGGTTGGGTAGCCGAATGTGGGGTCATATTGCACATCCACTTTGTATGCTCTATGAGCGATCGCTTGGTTAATCACATTAAAGAGCTTGCGAACTGTATCGTATTTTTGAAAAAACTCTGGATTACTGACTGGCTGACCCTTAAAAGTGACAGAAGTTGTTTTCCCGTTACGTACTTGAATGACTACTGGCCCTCTAGCTTCTTCTACACAAAAGCAACCGTTGGTGTATGTATAGTCATAATTGAGGATATTTTGCTGATTCCACAATCGGCGATTCTTCTTGTACTGCTGTATATCAGATTTAGTGATGGTTGATGATTCTGTTGTTGATTCAGCTACTTGTATAGGCAGCTGAGACATTACTGGTACGTTCAAACTTAGAGATATCAGTAATCCCGCACTAGCAATAATAGGTAAACGCATATAAATCGACTTCACTGGAGTTCATCGCTTAGTATAACTGAACCTAGCTTACTTTTAAACTGTTATTAGCTTTATATAAGGAGGCTTTTACTCAATATTAACCTTAGTTTCGAATTCCGTAATATTGCAAACCAAAACTATTAATAAATCAACCTAAAGAAATAAATCAAATATTAGGTATCAAGCTATTAAATAGAAGATAGATAAGTTCAAGCCATAAGGCTATAGGAGTAAAGGCAATGGATTTGTTTAATAGCTTTGATCAGTTTTTTAGGCAGCTTAGTGAGTTACAAAAATCAATTTTTGTGAACTGGGAGTCGATGATATTAAATATGCAAAATATAAATATATCAAATCTCCCTGACGATTTTGAGAAGGCAGCTAAATTACAAGAAGAGTTAGTAAAAAGCTCTTTAGACTTTCAAGAGCAAGTCAGTCGATTTTCTATCGATACTCAAAGGAGAATGTGGGATAGTTATTTTAAAATGCTTCGGAAAAGCTAGATTTCAAGATAGGAATTAAGTAGAGACGTTGCAATGCAATATCTCTACTGATTGATTCTACACTCTTTTTTAATTGGCAAAAGTTGAACTAAAGATAATATGATGTTTGGAGTCAAACAAAATCTTTCTTTGTTGCTGTAACTTGTTTAGCTCTCGCGTCACCGTCACTCTTGTGGTGCAACAAGCATCAGCGAGATCCTGATGTGTAAGGCGAACACTCAAACGAGTACCTTGTGCCACTGGTTCACCAAATTCCTGTGTTAACCACAGCAATAGATAATATAAGCGATCGCTAACACGACGCTTTCCAGCAATGTTTAAAAGCAATTCTGCTTGGCGGACACGCGCACTTATTTGAGGTAAGAGAGCCTGAGCTAGACGAGGTGAAGCAGCAATTTCTTCAAGGGAAATGCAAACTAGTTCGACTTCTGGCGAAAGGCTCGTTACTTGATAAATAGGTAGAGAAGTGATACTAGAGCCAAAGGGCATAGATGGCCCTGCCAAACCAATGAAGACTTCTTCGCCGGTTTCATTCATTGTGCTTAGTTTTACTAAACCTTGAGAAACTAGCCAAATGCTTTTGGGTTGTAGTGGGATAATATCTCCCTTGCAATAATTATACTTGGGACGATCCTGAGTAGGATCGTACTCATTGCTTTGTAATGCTAGTAGTGCACGCTTGGATTCAGTAATATCGCGTATTATCCAACGCCAAACAGTTAAGTTGCTTTCAAAGTCGCGAACAGGGGATACAGTCAAAGCAGCGTCAAAAGGCTCACTGTGACGGGGCTGTATACGTAGCCTCCACTCTTGTACATACTCAAAGCTCAATCGGCTGAGTTGATTACGAAACGCCTGACGCTCGTCTAAGGGTATGAAGCAAACCAACGGTTTGTTTAGTAAAAACTCCTGTTCAACATTAAACAGTGTAGCAGCCGCGCGATTTGCTTCTTGAATTTTCCCTCGTGTGTCGCTTACCAAGTAAGCATTTGGTATAAGATCGCATAGGTCTTGGTAGCGTCGATGTTCTGCTCTAAATCGCGCTCGTGCGATCGCTAATTCTTGTGTTTGCTGTGACAGTCTCTTTGTAGCTACCTCTAGTGTTTCCGAAGCTGTGCCGAGTTCCATGAAGACAGCTGGCAGCAAATTGGCTTTCGGTTCTCCCGAGGCGATCGCATCTTGGTACAAATTAGTTAAGCGCCCATACAGCGATTCTACCTGTTGGGTAAAGGTATCTTGGTTCATTATTTAAGTTCGGTGGTATATAGGTTTTTAGTCTCTGGCTAGAAACAAACTATTAATTAATTCCTCATGGGTCTGGCCGAAGACGCAAGGAGGCAGGGGGCAAAGGTAAAATATGTTATGAATTCCCTCTTCTTTACCACTTGATTAATTTGCCAAAAATTTCTTCAATAATTGCCTACATTCAGTCTTATTTAAATACTAAAAAATTCAGTCGAGAAAGTCGGTACGATTTCGTACTCAGACACTAAATCAAAATTCTTCCAAAATCTAACTAGGTTCCTTGCCTAGTAACTGAGTTCTAATATTCAACTGTTTTCCATTGTGGAAACTCAGACTTGCAAAGCTAAATCCTACAGTCAACAAGTATTTTTTTAAAGGTTATGTACTTTCCAATTTCTAATTTACAACTTTTTACTGTTGGAAAAATAAATAAATTTAAAGCACTCTTGACAAGAAATCCACCTTATTATAGAAGTTTATAAAATTTCAAATGTAATCAGCTTTATGGGTGATTGCAAAACTAATCAAAAATTGTTAATTGAGATTACATACTGGTTTTAGACAAATTTATCCAGATAACAGTCAACTGAAG
This region of Nostoc sp. UHCC 0302 genomic DNA includes:
- a CDS encoding tetratricopeptide repeat protein, with the translated sequence MGAEEALEFVDNLVFFQTGEHLNLTQRIILRYLWEDEKRTYQDIAHSGGYTEAHLKAVGAGLWHLLSKVLGEKVSKSTLRVVIQGFWKTQQLQKIVQIPKPTSNNANLQDLDSNFVGRDRQIADLNHLVSQGAKVILIQGEGGVGKTTLARKYFKTQGFYFLELWMAKESQNIISVESVVEEWLRGDFNEEPGREFGINLERLRRKLRDGTKKIGVLIDNLESALDKNGRIIASRRPYVELLRVLADPTIQSVTLITSRERLYESGVDVSFYSLEGLNDSAWRQFFISRQLNSRSTVLSEICRAFGGNAKAMQIISGVVITDFDGNVDIYWRENKDDLLIERELEHLVASQFDRLQQLDTEAYRLLCRLGCYRYQDVTHVSIQGLQCLLWDIPEQQCRRVIKSLSDRSLLECRKGKYWLHPVICTEAITRLKQCGEWQIANQKAAEFWNTSVNKIENPQHALMALEAYHHYIEIGDFEQAANVIIRGRNNKWDKSLALGVLFNRFGLLETLISVITPLIKNLNSEYHLSLLYNMLGRAYHQTGNVESALDCHQQSHEIADKYEIFQEKISSSFNIALCFIDLWELEQAKNIFYSVKKLAEIDVNYYQYVVYSQCCLAYIDSSIGLNEEVFAMQREAEAGFASDRLTSWGRGTSLLFSSLTYKNLGYIETSLELCNLAIFHCEVNQFTSLKARAISCLASLYREQEEFPTAINKHLEAINSMKKLVDKCSLAKAYYQLGLTYQRMGEVSSSWESFNQAILLFYEMPAPKQVQRVQLAMGSLRNNQ
- a CDS encoding putative 2-dehydropantoate 2-reductase, whose translation is MSDRTYAILGTGALGGFYGAKLQKAGLDVHFLLKSDYEQVSKYGLVVESKDGDFTLPQVHAYDDVEKMPQCDVVVVALKTTQNHLLPKLLPPVVKNDGVVLVLQNGLAIEEDIAQIVGNVRVIGGLCFLCSNKVGPGKIHHLDYGHITLSEYAPNYSPMGNTDRMQQIANDFTNAGIQMELVEDLLLARWKKLVWNIPYNGLSVILNATTDELMADTYTRKLVEELMYEVAAGAKSYGRIIPDSFISTMLDYTVKMKPYRTSMKIDYDEHRPLEVEAIFGNPLRKAQAAGVNLSQISCVYHQLKFLDARGR
- a CDS encoding fasciclin domain-containing protein; the protein is MADIVDIAASNDSFKTLVAAVQAAGLVETLKSPGPFTVFAPNDDAFAKLPPGTIQTLLQNIPQLTRILKYHVVSGKLLQADLAKLSTVNSVEGSPIKISTSDGFEVKNATVLAADIEADNGVVHVIDTVILPG
- a CDS encoding choice-of-anchor Q domain-containing protein — encoded protein: MSELKDGGSNIEFPGPLTKKAVKVIANSLVADPKLGALQNINGVLVRPLLAGSPAINSGVAGAKGQFPMDLSTKAQSFL
- a CDS encoding GTPase gives rise to the protein MTEQRNADLPSDESQQSQEPTDKLTTKSVDSSWTDRIAGVWNQTTARLTQLLPVEQLAQTVVEWFSVSDAQVVEILEKVRAELPTTEALLIGKPQAGKSSIVRGLTGVSAEIVGQGFRPHTQNTQRYAYPSSDLPLLIFTDTVGLGDVKQDTQGIIKELVGDLKQESRSARVLILTVKINDFATDTLRQIAQQLRQQYPDIPCLLAVTCLHELYPSTTEDHPAYPPDYQEVNRAFAAIEQAFTRLYNRSVLIDFTLEEDGYTPIFYGLEALIDSLAELLPEAEAQAIHQLLDREEAGKQIGNLYRDAGRRYILPFAIMSATLAAVPLPFATMPVLTALQVSMVGLLGKLYGQTLTPSQAGGVVSAIAGGFLAQAIGRELVKFIPGFGSAIAASWAAAYTWSLGETACVYFGDLMGGRKPDPQKIQSVMQEAFKTAQERFKGINK
- a CDS encoding DUF6174 domain-containing protein gives rise to the protein MRLPIIASAGLLISLSLNVPVMSQLPIQVAESTTESSTITKSDIQQYKKNRRLWNQQNILNYDYTYTNGCFCVEEARGPVVIQVRNGKTTSVTFKGQPVSNPEFFQKYDTVRKLFNVINQAIAHRAYKVDVQYDPTFGYPTQITIDKDAQLADEEIYIGISDFKVIE
- a CDS encoding PAS domain-containing protein encodes the protein MNQDTFTQQVESLYGRLTNLYQDAIASGEPKANLLPAVFMELGTASETLEVATKRLSQQTQELAIARARFRAEHRRYQDLCDLIPNAYLVSDTRGKIQEANRAAATLFNVEQEFLLNKPLVCFIPLDERQAFRNQLSRLSFEYVQEWRLRIQPRHSEPFDAALTVSPVRDFESNLTVWRWIIRDITESKRALLALQSNEYDPTQDRPKYNYCKGDIIPLQPKSIWLVSQGLVKLSTMNETGEEVFIGLAGPSMPFGSSITSLPIYQVTSLSPEVELVCISLEEIAASPRLAQALLPQISARVRQAELLLNIAGKRRVSDRLYYLLLWLTQEFGEPVAQGTRLSVRLTHQDLADACCTTRVTVTRELNKLQQQRKILFDSKHHIIFSSTFAN